From the genome of Eucalyptus grandis isolate ANBG69807.140 chromosome 2, ASM1654582v1, whole genome shotgun sequence, one region includes:
- the LOC104424608 gene encoding glucose-1-phosphate adenylyltransferase large subunit 4, chloroplastic/amyloplastic, with protein sequence MEMLGSCCSQHAKLPLGHNKFLSSSFFGMALDDVAPGKRAIGVQLGKNNQVTKFCTVSDRPLMNSTLADVAKELKTQAPMFPVPEADPKTVTSIILGGGAGTRLFPLTKTRAKPAVPIGGCYRLIDVPMSNCINSGLNKIYILTQFNSQSLNRHIARTYNLGSGMNFGDGFVEVLAATQTPGESGNKWFQGTADAVRQFAWLFEDAKHRHIENILILCGDHLYRMDYMDFVQKHISSGADISVSSLPVDDSRASDFGLIKIDESGRIKHFLEKPKGADLRSMRVDTAIPGLSAQDVNRFPYLASMGIYLFKTDVLLKLLRQDYPTANDFGSEVIPMAARDYHVQAYLFDGYWEDIGTIKSFFDANLALTDQPPKFHFYDPQKPIFTSPRFLPPTKIEKCQVIDSIISHGCFLRECSVQHSIVGVRSRLEYGVEIKDTMMMGADYYQTEAERAAFLAEGQVPIGVGRDTKIRNCIIDKNARIGKNVVIVNKGNVTEADRPSDGFYIRSGITVILKNSVIPDGTTI encoded by the exons ATGGAAATGCTGGGCTCCTGCTGCAGCCAACATGCGAAGTTGCCATTGGGCCACAACAAGTTTCTATCTTCGTCGTTCTTCGGCATGGCTCTGGATGATGTTGCTCCGGGCAAGAGAGCAATCGGTGTTCAGTTAGGAAAAAACAATCAAGTAACGAAGTTTTGCACCGTATCTGATAGACCTCTGATGAACTCTACTCTGGCAGATGTTGCTAAAGAACTCAAG ACACAGGCCCCGATGTTTCCAGTGCCAGAAGCAGATCCAAAAACTGTCACCTCTATAATATTAGGTGGTGGAGCTGGCACTCGACTTTTTCCTTTGACGAAAACAAGAGCTAAGCCTGCT GTGCCAATTGGCGGATGCTACAGGCTAATAGATGTCCCAATGAGTAACTGCATCAACAGTGGGCTTAACAAGATTTATATTCTTACTCAATTCAATTCTCAGTCCCTCAATCGCCATATAGCTCGTACTTATAATTTGGGAAGTGGAATGAACTTTGGTGATGGATTTGTAGAA GTACTGGCGGCCACTCAGACACCAGGTGAATCTGGAAATAAGTGGTTTCAAGGCACAGCAGATGCTGTAAGACAATTCGCCTGGCTGTTTGAG GATGCCAAGCATAGACACATAGAGAACATTCTGATATTATGCGGAGATCATCTCTACCGAATGGACTACATGGATTTTGTGCAG AAGCATATTAGTTCTGGTGCTGACATATCTGTTTCGTCTCTGCCCGTGGATGACAG TCGAGCTTCTGACTTTGGGTTGATAAAGATCGACGAATCAGGACGGATAaagcattttcttgaaaaaccgAAGGGTGCAGACCTGAGATCAATG AGAGTAGATACAGCAATTCCGGGATTATCAGCTCAAGATGTGAATAGATTCCCATACCTTGCGTCAATGGGTATATACTTGTTCAAAACAGATGTCTTGCTGAAGCTTCTCAG ACAGGACTATCCGACAGCCAATGATTTTGGATCTGAAGTCATTCCGATGGCTGCAAGAGACTATCATGTCCAG GCTTATCTGTTCGACGGATACTGGGAAGACATCGGAACAATTAAGTCCTTCTTCGATGCAAACTTGGCGCTCACAGATCAG CCCCCCAAGTTTCACTTCTACGATCCGCAAAAACCAATCTTCACATCTCCTCGATTTCTACCGCCAACGAAAATAGAGAAGTGCCAG GTCATTGATTCTATAATATCGCATGGCTGCTTTTTAAGGGAATGCAGTGTTCAACATTCTATCGTGGGAGTTCGTTCAAGATTGGAATATGGGGTCGAGATCAAG GACACAATGATGATGGGTGCTGATTATTACCAAACAGAGGCTGAGAGAGCAGCCTTCCTAGCTGAGGGACAAGTTCCGATCGGCGTCGGCAGAGATACAAAGATCAG AAACTGCATAATCGACAAGAATGCGAGGATCGGAAAGAATGTAGTGATAGTGAACAAGGGT AATGTAACAGAGGCCGATCGACCGTCTGATGGGTTCTACATTCGATCCGGAATCACTGTCATCCTTAAAAATTCTGTAATTCCTGATGGAACAACCATTTAG